The following DNA comes from Pseudomonadota bacterium.
TCCTAACAGCAGCACCGGCCATTATGGGCGTAGAGCAATCGGTTGCATTTGGCGCGTTATGGCTTCTAGCCGTAACGACCAGCAGCGCTATTGGGGGCATCGTTGCATTATTTTCTGGCGACCTTAGCTCCCTGAAGGTAGAGCGACAAGATGCGGCAATACACGCTCGAACTCAGCAGCTCGCTGAGAGCTCGCGCATTACCTCTTAGTGCTTAAGTCCAGATACTCTCGAAGATCTCGCTATTATCTAGGCACCGTCCAGCGCCCTCTGCAACCACAGCAAGTGGATCTGGAGGCACGGTGACCTCCATATGAAGCTCCTCGGTTAGACGCTTTCCGAGCCCCCGTACAAGCGCCCCGCCACCTGCTAATGCCACTCCGCGGTTAATGATGTCTCCTGACAGCTCAGGTGGTGTGTTTTCAAGCGCCTGGCGCAGCGCAATCACGATCTGAGAGATCACCTCGCTCATAGCCTCGCGAATCTCACCACCTGAGATCGTCATAGATGTCGGGGCTCCGTAGATAAGCGAGCGTCCCCGTACCTCCATGGTCTCATCATCGAAATCCGAGTGAGCAGTTCCAACGGACTTTTTAATCTGCTCTGCTGTAGTCTCGCCTATCAGGAGGTGATGACGACGCCGCATATAGTTTATGATCGACTCATCAAGAGCATCCCCACCCTGCCGCAGAGAGACTGAGTACACTACATCCTTTAAGCTAATAACGGCGATATCGGTCGTTCCACCACCGATATCGATAATTAGGCTCCCGGTCGCATCAGTAACCGGAAGGTTGCAACCGATGGCGGCCGCCATCGCTTCGTCGATTAGCCGCACTTCGCGCGCCTGGTCCTGAACCGCCTCACGAATGGCACGCTTCTCAACTTCAGTTATTCCACACGGTACCCCTACCATCACGCGCGGCTTTATAAAGGAGAAGCTACGGGAACGCACGCGCGATATAAACTCGCGTAACATAATACTTGCGACCTCAAAGTCTGCGATAACTCCGGTACGAACAGGTCTGATGACTTCAACCCCTTGTGGGGTCTTACCCAACATCGCCTTGGCCTCTGCACCGAAAGCAACCGGCTGCCGTCCTCCCCCAATATTCTTT
Coding sequences within:
- a CDS encoding rod shape-determining protein; this encodes MKSLFVRDIAIDLGTANTLIYEKGCGIVLNEPSMVALKNIGGGRQPVAFGAEAKAMLGKTPQGVEVIRPVRTGVIADFEVASIMLREFISRVRSRSFSFIKPRVMVGVPCGITEVEKRAIREAVQDQAREVRLIDEAMAAAIGCNLPVTDATGSLIIDIGGGTTDIAVISLKDVVYSVSLRQGGDALDESIINYMRRRHHLLIGETTAEQIKKSVGTAHSDFDDETMEVRGRSLIYGAPTSMTISGGEIREAMSEVISQIVIALRQALENTPPELSGDIINRGVALAGGGALVRGLGKRLTEELHMEVTVPPDPLAVVAEGAGRCLDNSEIFESIWT